A genomic window from Tolypothrix sp. PCC 7910 includes:
- a CDS encoding peroxiredoxin, with protein sequence MALAVGTDAPKFTAKDTNGNTVSLSDFAGKTVVLYFYPKDDTPGCTKQACSFRDAQSDYQGKDIVVLGVSADDEASHQAFTAKYNLNFPLLADSDHSLIKAYDVDGGGYAKRVTYVIDPNGKITHVDASVNTATHASDVLAALGL encoded by the coding sequence ATGGCTCTAGCAGTCGGTACCGATGCACCTAAATTTACCGCCAAAGATACTAACGGCAACACTGTGTCTTTATCTGATTTTGCAGGTAAGACAGTAGTTTTATATTTTTACCCCAAAGATGACACCCCAGGCTGCACAAAACAAGCTTGTAGCTTCCGGGATGCTCAAAGCGACTATCAAGGGAAAGATATTGTCGTACTAGGTGTGAGTGCAGATGATGAAGCTTCCCATCAGGCATTCACAGCAAAATATAATCTGAATTTTCCTTTACTAGCTGACAGTGACCACAGCCTCATCAAAGCATATGATGTTGATGGTGGTGGTTACGCTAAGCGTGTTACCTACGTCATCGACCCTAATGGCAAAATTACCCATGTTGATGCCAGTGTGAATACAGCTACTCACGCCAGTGATGTTTTAGCTGCTCTAGGGTTATAG
- a CDS encoding Npun_F0494 family protein, with translation MASVNSSNPKAFSYSPSTIERAERSLICSPFNPALLAAMRQQSVSVNAIAQDNGIKYGYTKQPLSELACDQALDWLIQVGVLRREVDGQGITDSFRLTPLGQKLAAQYQNKNWPQPSWSDRIQNAVTRWFRLPF, from the coding sequence ATGGCATCTGTTAATTCCTCCAACCCCAAAGCCTTTTCCTATTCTCCAAGCACTATAGAACGTGCTGAGCGATCGCTAATTTGTTCTCCCTTCAACCCTGCTTTATTAGCGGCGATGCGTCAGCAGAGTGTCTCAGTAAATGCGATCGCTCAAGATAATGGTATCAAGTATGGCTACACCAAACAGCCATTATCAGAATTAGCTTGCGATCAAGCTTTGGATTGGCTGATTCAAGTTGGTGTACTGCGGCGCGAAGTCGATGGCCAAGGAATTACCGATAGTTTCCGCCTCACACCCCTGGGTCAAAAATTAGCAGCACAATACCAAAATAAAAATTGGCCTCAGCCTTCATGGAGCGATCGCATTCAAAATGCTGTGACTCGTTGGTTTCGACTACCTTTTTAG